The nucleotide window ATAAAtagtaatgtttttattatttggctTCAAAGTTTACAAGTTTTAGATAAAATCTACAATTGATAAGTTGAGAGCCATTTAATACTTAGAAGGAAAGCTGCTACCTTTTTCAGTCGGCAATTTAGGTAGCTAAATTCTGTGTGACACCTTAGACCTGCCCTAGAGCATGTCTCCTGTGAAGACGCTGTCTTCGAGTCATGGCGTTCCCCAGCCCATGTGGTTATTGTGAGTGCGTTTTCTTTCTGTGGAGTTGCTTTTTAACCTTGGTTCCTTTGCAGTGCTTGACAGAAGACAAGATCAGTGTTGTGCTGCACCTGCTGGAGGATGAGCTCGATCACCAAACTGAGGATAAGGAAACTACAAGCAAACTGGGCTCGGACATGCAAGTCCACGTCACtgcctgtgttctctctctgtgtggctgGGCATGCAGGTTAGTGAGGGCTGCCAAGAACATGAATCAGGACAGCAGTCACTGTCACTGCTTAGAAACCACATGTTTCCTTTGagagaacaaaaagagaaattggggggctggagagatagctcagcagataagaacactggagtgctcttccagaggtcctgagttcaattcccagcaccttcgtggtgactcacaaccacctgtaatgggatttgattccctcttctgatgtgcatgaagacagggcactcatacataaaatatgtgaGTAAACAAAtcttagaagagagagagaatatggagtTGGGGAGGGATAGAGAAGTGGGTAAGAATCAGCAGCAGTGCTGAATCAATGCTATCCTGGTGTTCGTACCTGAGTTTTTTTTCCTTGGGCAGCCTCCTCCTAGCTAGGAACTTATGTTCCCATAAACAGTGCAGCTCTTTCTAAAAGCAAAGGAACATAGTGCCCTATTTTTAGAAAGGGAGAAAATTAAGTTTAATTGACAAAAATTGCCAGAGGATACGCCATCTGGAGCCCCTAGCCCACCGTTGGCACTCCCATTCCAGTTTATTGACGTTGACTCTCACGGAAAGAAGGCTGCCAGGACCAGTCTGCTTTACTTTAAACATTTGCTTTTTacgtttcttttgtgtgtgtatggagtgCCCATACCTGTGCATGTGAGTGGAGGAAGGTCAGAGGAAATCTTTGAGAAGTCAGTTCTCTATTTTTGCCATGTGGGTTAtgaagattgaactcaagttgtcaggcttggtggtaagcacctttacctgctgagccgtcttgctggcccttgatttactttaaaaaaaaaagggggggggggcagacagtAGTGGTGCtcgcttttaatcctagcccttgaaaggcagaggcaagcagatctctgagtttgagtccagcctggtctacagagctagttccaggacagccagtactacacagaaaaaccctgtctccaaaaccaaaaagaaaaaaaagtgtttttatttatgtatatgcgtctgtgtctgtgtgcaagtacctcagagaccaggagagggcctCAGTGTTACAGGCTGTGCGGCTGCTGGGATCCAAAACTTGTGTCCTCTGAAAAAGCATCAAGTGACCTTAACCTTTGTCTCTCCAGGCCTTCtgtgccaccgccaccgccaccaccaccaccactgtttaCTTTAATGAACTTTCTTATCACTGAGTGGGGCAGGGGTATGCCTGTAGTCACAGCGCTTGGGAGGATTTATCatgaattcgaagccagcctgggctacagagtgagaccctatctcaaacaaacaaaataagtaaataaatgtgctTTTTTTGGTAGATTAAGGAAAGGGTTTTAAGAGGAACAGGAGTTTATAAAACATACTTCACAATGTCTTTAAACATACCAAGACCCTAAGATCTCTTTGAGGAGGTAATGTGGGAGTTGGTGAATGTCAGGTCCTAAGAGTTCAGGCTCTAAGAGTTCATGGTTCTCAGTCCACTGGCCCACTGTAGAGAATGTTTGCTGAGATAAAACAGCAATCATTACACTTAGTCACATAGAAATGTCATCTTTAGAAATACCCACTTTCTTTCCTGTTCCTTCCTAGTTCTTTGGAACCTACACAGCTTCCCCTGATATCATGTTCCCAGTGTATGAGGAAGGTCGGTCTCTGGGGCTTTCAGCAGATTGAATCTTCCCTGACGGATCTGGAGGCTTCCTATGGCTTGACTAGCTCCCCGATTCCAGGTGTGGAGGGTCGGCCTGAGCACTTCCCTCTGGTGCCTGAGTCTCCTAGGCGGATGATGACCCGAAGCCAAGATACCACAGTTTCTCCCAGCTCCGAGCAGGTATCAGCTCCTTTAGGGTGCTGTTGTAACAGCAGGTTGGAAATTGATGGGAGGCTTCACTTTAAACTCTctcagagctgggcggtggtggcacacacctttaatcccagcagagtgagttccgggacagccagagctccacagagaaaccctgtctcaagaaaaaaagaaccctATCAGTAAGACTGTCCTATCACGTTTCCCTTCACAGATGGAGAAGCTAAGTTTGTTATAGAAGCTAAGTATAGAAATACAATAGTCTTTGAAGAATTTAGTTATGTAGGCAGTTGAAATACTAAATTTATATATCAAATTCAGAATACCGTGTTTCACATGCTTCTAGGAGTACTCAGGCTAAAACTATTAACATCATTCATATTCTTccattgcctttctttttctacAGTCTGAAAAAAGTCCAGGTCTCATTGTCTCCCGAACCCGGAGCTGGGACTCTTCCAGTCCCGTTGACAGGCTTGAGCCAGAGGCAGCCAGCCCCACCACCAGGAGCCGACCAGTGACCCGGAGCATGGGAACTGGAGATTCTGCTGGCTTGGAAGTTCCCTCCAGCCCTCTCCGGAAAGCCAAGCGAGCTCGCCTCTGCTCTTCCGGCAGCTCGGTGAGTCTGTCTTTGTAGGTAGTCATGATCACATAAATAGCAGAAGGTGCCTCTTTGTGCATGGGGAGAAGCAGCCACAGCCCTCCCTGGATTCTGTCCAAAAGTAAGTTTCGTGAGTGTAAAGATGGGACAGTTCATaacttaaatcccagcacttgagaggtggagacaggatcacaAGTGCAGAGGCCATCCTCCACTacttctgagttcaagaccagtttgtgctgcatgagaccttgtctcaaacaaaatcaggctggagagagctcagtgggtagCGGTGCTTGATGCCAGGCCTGATGTGCAtcctcacacacaggcacacacgaaataatgtttaaaaagagGAGGGGGACAGTTGGTTGATCAAGAGAGATCATAAATAGACTAACAAGACAACAGTGCAGTCGGCCAACAGCCGATGAAGACTCTGGattctcccctccctgccccgTCTCATACCGGaactcaggctgccctggaactcactgagtacCTAGGCTGCTCTTGGACCTATAGCAGTCCTCTTGTCTCAGTGCTGAGATCATAAGCCTGACCCAGCACACCTGGCAGGTAGTTTGTTTTGCTGGggttcctttgttttgttttttgtttcttaagatttcgtttattatgtatgcagtgttctgcctgcaggccagaagagggcaccagatctcattacagatggttgtgagccaccatgtggtgctaggaattgaactcaggaagaccagacagtgctcttaatctctgagccatctctccagcccttgtttttattttttgagacagggtctctatctagaccaggctggcctcaaactcacagagatccatctgcctctgcctcccgactgctgggatgaaaggtgtgcaccaccaatgcccagcttttttgcagttctttatatattctaagtACACCCTCTGTCTGAAGTCTTTGTGTATTCTAGTACACCCTCTGTCTGAAGTCTTTATGTATTCTAGTACACTCTCTGTCTGAAGTCTTTATGTATTCTAGCACACCCTCTGTCTGAAGTCTTTATGTATTCTAGTATACCCACTCTCTGAAGTCTTTGTGTATTCCAGTATACCCTCTGTCTGAAGTCTTTATGTATTCTAGTATACCCTCTGTCTGAAGTCTATGTATTCTAGTATACCCACTGTCTGAAGTCTTTATGTATTCTAGTATACCCTCTGTCTGAAGTCTTTATGTATTCTAGTATACCCACTGTCTGAAGTCTTTGTGTATTCCAGTATACCCTCTGTCTGAAGTCTTTATGTATTCTAGTATACCCTCTGTCTGAAGTCTTTATGTATTCTAGTATACCCTCTGTCTGAAGTCTTTGTGTATTCCAGTATACCCTCTGTCTGAAGTCTTTATGTATTCTAGTATACCCTGTCTGAAGTCTTTATGTATTCTAGTATACCCTCTGTCTGAAGTCTATGTATTCTAGTATACCCTCTGTCTGAAGTCTTTATGTATTCTAGTATACCCTCTGTCTGAAGTCTTTGTGTATTCCAGTATACCCTCTGTCTGAAGTCTATGTATTCTAGTATACCCTGTCTGaagtctttatatattctaggtaTACCCTGTCTGAAGTGTAGTCGAGACAGACTTTCTCCCATTCTTAGGCTTTCTTCACTCTGATAATTTGCTTTGTTCTGCAGAAGCTTTTGGTTCCATGCAATTCCGTCTATCAGTTCCCGGGATTATTTCCTGGGCTGTCACAGTGCTTTTCAGAACATTGTTACCCACACTTAAGAAGGTTCAataagccaggtagtggtggcgcatgcctttaagcccagcacttgcgaggcagaggcaggtgggtctctgtgagtttgaggacagccagggctcttacacagagaaaccctgtctccaaaacaaaacaaaacaaaaacagaaaaaggttgAGTAGCCTAGTGTGtcgtcacacctgtaatcccagctctccagaggctGAGGATAGAggcgagttcaaggccatcctgaggtGCACACTGGCACCGACCCTATCTCAACAGAAAGAGGCCAGGGTTAAATATCTAAAGAATGAGAGGGAAATGAAAGGACAGTTTAAAGAGcatacttgggaagctgagacagtccggtgaccagcctgggctacatagcatgacttttatctcaaaacaacagaGGTAAGATAATAATAAAGCCGAGCTAGAAGTGCAGGTGGTTGTGTGGTTCTGAACGTGAGTGGCTGCAGTGTCTCCATGACAAGACTGTGCCTCTCCTTTGTCCCTCAGGACACCTCTCCTCGCAGCTTCTTTGATCCCACCTCTCAGCATAGAGATTGGTGCCCTTGGGTGAATCTCACACTTGCCAAAGAAACCAGGGAGCGTGAGACAACGGAGGAGGAGACCAGTACCCCAGCAGAGCCGGGCTGGAAGGCAGTGCTGACCATCCTGCTGTCCCACAAGCGTTCTAACCAGCCAGCTGAGATGGACTCCATGGTGAGATGGCCACTGCCCAgcgtgtgggggtggggtgggtggggtgggggtggggggatagcAGCAGAGGCTGGCCCTGTAGTTAgtgcctgcctgcttcctttttttttttttttttttttttttttttgtggtttttcgagacagggtttctctgtagctttggagcctgtcctggactaactctggagaccaggctggccttgaactcacagagatccacctgcctctgcctcctgagtgctgggattacaggggtgcgccccaccgcctggccctgcctgctTTCTGCTTTCAGGAGCACAGAGGTGGATCAGTCATTCTGAACCGCTTAGCGTGTGGCATTCCATGACTTTCTGGTAAATTCTTTGTTCCTCCAGCTGAAATGACTCCAAGTAGGAAAGGAATACAGCCACAGGAATAGACGGATGGGCAGCTGCCTCGGCCTCGTGCTCGGCACAGCTGCTTTCTGTCAGTCTCCTTCACTTGCATTTGGAGTCTTGCCCAGTTAACTGTTTGGAGCTCCGGACCCTGATGCCAAACCATAGTTTTATGTCCCCTGTCATCATGTTTCTTTgctcttacacagcccaggcacGTGCTCTGGACCAGTGTTAGCTCTCACATCAGGACTGCTGCCATTACAGACCTGAGTAAATGCAAAGCCATCAGAGACATCTGGAACCCTGAATGAAAGTGACGGGTAGACATAAAGAAATCCAGGGAACTGGTTTTGTGCTCTTTCCAGGCTCAGTGCCACATTTGCCTCATAGCCTGGTGTGAGTGTAACCATGTCTGACGCCGATGCCTTCCATGGGTCAAGTGAAAAAATACTTGCCTGCCTTGGTTCCCAGATTTATGGTGGTCAGGTCATAGGATTTCCACCAGAGGGCGCTATAATTATACCAAAAGCCCAACAAAGTTCATCGTTAGTGCCCGCAGTAAGTAACTAGAGGAAGGGTTTCCAAAATCtgtctttctttgaatttaaaaatatttaggtcAGGGGCCTAGCAAGATGGTCCAGTAAGggagcttgctgctaagcctgaaggcctgagttcaatactCAGAAACCTTgtagtaaaaggagagaacaggaagtccTCCACATGGCCTACCttggtatgcatgcacacactaaataaataaattcataaatagataaatggaataaaaattattattgtttcagTCAGATGTGGCAGTACACccagtaatgccagcactcagtaggctTAGGCAGAAGGATCCTAAGTTGGGGGCCTGCCTGACCTATGTAGGAGACCTAATCTCCAAAAACCTCCAACAGAACAGGGATTGGGAATATAAAATACAGACAGACAACCGCTAGACCCACCACTCCAACTGGAAATGCTAAATCTGGTTCGTCCACAAATTCAGGAAACAGTGTTTTAGctgttctttgttttgatttaaagATGCTTCTCTATTGCCagccatggtagcacacacctttagtcccagcactcaggaggcagaggccagcctgggctacagagagattTCCAAACTAGGGTAACGTAGTGagaactgtctcagaaaacaacaaaagattcCCATC belongs to Onychomys torridus chromosome 3, mOncTor1.1, whole genome shotgun sequence and includes:
- the Zc3hc1 gene encoding nuclear-interacting partner of ALK; amino-acid sequence: MATTSEGQLFAAGIEKTWGAVVRSPEGTPQKVRQLINEGIVPEEGGTEAKDTSATFQSVNGSPQAEQPPLESTSKEAFFHRVETFSSLKWAGKPPELSPLICAKYGWVTVECDMLKCSSCQAFLCASLQPAFDFGRYKERCAELKKSLCSAHEKFCFWPDSPSPDRFGMLPLGEPAVLVSEFLDRFQSLCHLDLQLPSLRPEDLKTMCLTEDKISVVLHLLEDELDHQTEDKETTSKLGSDMQVHVTACVLSLCGWACSSLEPTQLPLISCSQCMRKVGLWGFQQIESSLTDLEASYGLTSSPIPGVEGRPEHFPLVPESPRRMMTRSQDTTVSPSSEQSEKSPGLIVSRTRSWDSSSPVDRLEPEAASPTTRSRPVTRSMGTGDSAGLEVPSSPLRKAKRARLCSSGSSDTSPRSFFDPTSQHRDWCPWVNLTLAKETRERETTEEETSTPAEPGWKAVLTILLSHKRSNQPAEMDSMSLSEKSRKVFRLFRQWESLCSS